The genomic region TGGTCCTGCGGCATCTATGCCACATGAGATCGTAGCAGGCTTCGCTTACCTGAAGAAAGCTGCTGCCTATGCTAACCATGAATTAGGCGTGTTACCTGTAGAGAAGCGTGATGCTATCGCTGCAGTTTGCGACGAAATCTTAGCAGGTAAATTAGATGATCAATTCCCATTGGTAATCTGGCAAACAGGATCAGGAACACAATCTAACATGAATGTGAATGAAGTAGTCGCTAACCGCGCGCAAGTACTTGCAGGTGGAAAGATCGGCGAAGGTGAGCCTGTATTAAAAGCTAATGATGATGTAAACAAATCACAGTCTTCTAACGATACATTCCCTACGGGTATGCACATTGCGGCTTACAAAGCAGTAGTCGAAGTGACCATCCCTGGCGTTGAGAAGCTTCGCGATACGTTGAAGAGAAAATCTGAAGAGTTCATGAACGTCGTAAAGATTGGTCGTACGCACCTAATGGATGCTACTCCATTGACACTAGGTCAAGAACTTTCAGGCTATGTAGCGCAGTTAAATCACGGTCTTAAAGCATTAAGAAATACCTTATCACATCTTGCAGAAGTAGCATTAGGTGGTACAGCAGTTGGTACAGGTTTAAATACCCCTAACGGATACGATGTTGTTGTTGCTAAATATATCGCTGAATTCACTGGCCATCCATTTGTTACTGCAGAGAACAAATTCGAAGCATTAGCAGCACACGATGCTATCGTTGAAACACACGGCGCTTTGAAACAATTAGCAGTAGCATTGAACAAGATTGCTAACGATATCCGCATGTTAGCATCAGGTCCACGTTCAGGTATCGGTGAAATCCTTATCCCGGAGAACGAACCAGGATCATCTATTATGCCGGGCAAAGTAAACCCTACACAATGTGAGGCTTTAACTATGGTTGCAGCACAGGTAATGGGTAATGATGTAGCAATCACGATCGGTGGTACACAAGGTCACTACGAGCTTAACGTATTCAAACCATTAATGGCTGCTAACTTCTTACAGTCTGCAAGACTTATCGGTGATGCATGTGTATCTTTCGAAGAGCACTGTGCAGTAGGTATCGAGCCTAACTATGCACGCATCAAAGAATTGGTAGACAACTCCTTGATGTTAGTAACAGCATTGAACACGAAGATCGGTTACTACAAAGCTGCAGAGATTGCACAAACAGCACACAAAAACAATTCTACATTAAAAGAAACAGCTATCGCATTAGGTTATGTTACTGCCGAGCAATTCGACGAGTGGGTAAAACCGGAAGATATGGTTGGTAGCTTAAAATAATAGAGTGGATAAACGCTTAAAATTACATATTTCAATGAAAGCATACCTTGCCCTCGTGCTAGGTATGCTTTTTATTGGTAGCAGCTGTCAGCGACATTCTGATATGCAGGATGAGGGAGCAGATTGGTTTCAGGGTGTATGGGTGCAAGACAGTATCCCGAACTCAGCAAACATGCTGAATTACACATTACATGAATTCCGTGTGACCTGCGACTCGATCTACACGACCATGAAAGTGCACAATAAGGTAAAAACAATGCCCGACAGTTGCTTTAAAAATGGCGAATGGACAGAGTATGCAAAGGCCGTCTATGTATTGCGCGGCGACAGTATGATTGTCGAAGGCGTCTATACAAAACCCAATTGGAAACAAAAGATCTCTGGATGTTATAAGCAAGGAGAATACTTGCCTCGCTATAAAGTTGCTTACAAAAGCAAGGACAGCGTTGTATTGGAAAACAAATTTGATGCAAGACCTGTCATCCTTAAAAAGATCAAAGACATAACCTGCGTCCCTAAAAAACGATGGGAACTATAAAAAGAGAAAGCCGCTAAACGCGGCTTTCTCTTTTTATCTAGTTGATCAGTCTCGTCTCGTCCGATGACTTCAATATATGGTTCTTCAACTCGGTCTCTGCCTGCAAAAGATCAGCTTCGGCAACCTTACGTTTCTCTC from Sphingobacterium sp. BN32 harbors:
- the fumC gene encoding class II fumarate hydratase; the encoded protein is MSFRIEKDTMGEVQVPADKYWGAQTERSRNNFKIGPAASMPHEIVAGFAYLKKAAAYANHELGVLPVEKRDAIAAVCDEILAGKLDDQFPLVIWQTGSGTQSNMNVNEVVANRAQVLAGGKIGEGEPVLKANDDVNKSQSSNDTFPTGMHIAAYKAVVEVTIPGVEKLRDTLKRKSEEFMNVVKIGRTHLMDATPLTLGQELSGYVAQLNHGLKALRNTLSHLAEVALGGTAVGTGLNTPNGYDVVVAKYIAEFTGHPFVTAENKFEALAAHDAIVETHGALKQLAVALNKIANDIRMLASGPRSGIGEILIPENEPGSSIMPGKVNPTQCEALTMVAAQVMGNDVAITIGGTQGHYELNVFKPLMAANFLQSARLIGDACVSFEEHCAVGIEPNYARIKELVDNSLMLVTALNTKIGYYKAAEIAQTAHKNNSTLKETAIALGYVTAEQFDEWVKPEDMVGSLK
- a CDS encoding fumarate hydratase, with translation MKAYLALVLGMLFIGSSCQRHSDMQDEGADWFQGVWVQDSIPNSANMLNYTLHEFRVTCDSIYTTMKVHNKVKTMPDSCFKNGEWTEYAKAVYVLRGDSMIVEGVYTKPNWKQKISGCYKQGEYLPRYKVAYKSKDSVVLENKFDARPVILKKIKDITCVPKKRWEL